The Amphiura filiformis chromosome 12, Afil_fr2py, whole genome shotgun sequence genome includes a region encoding these proteins:
- the LOC140166608 gene encoding RING finger protein 224-like: MAAEFTATAESTVTCPLCFEFFVSPNTPKDLACPHTCCQLCLQRMVTLNEPSQPIKCPMRCSKTTPLPAGGVSALRTNLHLKNLAEEHPNYVKGPRHTVPRWLQSVF, translated from the coding sequence ATGGCTGCTGAATTTACAGCAACTGCAGAGAGTACAGTTACATGCCCCCTGTGCTTTGAATTTTTTGTGTCTCCCAACACACCCAAAGACTTGGCATGCCCTCATACATGTTGTCAGCTTTGTCTACAACGAATGGTCACACTGAATGAACCAAGCCAACCCATTAAGTGTCCAATGCGATGTTCAAAGACAACACCTCTTCCAGCAGGAGGTGTTTCAGCTTTGAGGACAAATTTACATTTGAAGAACCTTGCTGAAGAACATCCAAATTATGTTAAAGGTCCACGTCATACGGTTCCAAGATGGCTGCAATCagtattttaa